One segment of Deinococcus sp. Leaf326 DNA contains the following:
- a CDS encoding GNAT family N-acetyltransferase, whose product MSDLPALAVTLRDRRPEDVPALARWLTDPAAEWRVWDAPYTPPAQTTETMRAYVKYLRQTTPDPDERLVVVGEQVVGMVNRSEEEPVGGGWWDLGILLLDPAYWGGGVGTRALSLWVQDTLDWTDAQTLTVTTWGGNERMIRLARRLGFRECGRVREARVVGGVRHDSVRLDLLRREWPGGPA is encoded by the coding sequence GTGAGTGACCTCCCCGCCCTGGCCGTGACGCTGCGCGACCGCCGACCGGAAGACGTGCCGGCCCTGGCGCGCTGGCTCACCGATCCTGCCGCCGAGTGGCGAGTCTGGGACGCGCCCTACACCCCGCCGGCCCAGACGACCGAGACCATGCGCGCCTACGTCAAGTACCTGCGCCAGACCACCCCCGACCCCGACGAGCGGCTGGTCGTGGTGGGGGAACAGGTGGTCGGCATGGTCAACCGCTCGGAGGAGGAACCGGTCGGCGGCGGCTGGTGGGACCTGGGCATCCTGCTGCTCGACCCGGCCTACTGGGGCGGTGGGGTGGGCACGCGCGCCCTGAGCCTGTGGGTGCAGGATACCCTGGACTGGACAGATGCCCAGACTCTGACCGTCACGACCTGGGGCGGCAACGAACGCATGATCCGCCTCGCGCGCCGGCTGGGGTTCCGGGAGTGCGGGCGCGTGCGCGAGGCGCGGGTGGTGGGTGGAGTGCGGCACGACAGCGTACGGCTCGACCTGCTGCGCCGCGAGTGGCCCGGCGGCCCGGCGTGA
- a CDS encoding GNAT family N-acetyltransferase, with protein MSLQAPNALRVRPAVPGDAAFAAPLIQATIGAIGHALTGEPDDAGAAKVIAEFFRRPGHRLSAEFTLLLEEGGVPLGLAVLYPGDGAAALDVPFRDRLRALGRPDQIAAEARPGELYLDTLAVAQTARGRGLGATLVAACAARSEAAGLPLALLVEEGNPAERLYRRLGFAGQETVTVAGHRYLRLRRAPASR; from the coding sequence ATGTCGCTTCAGGCCCCAAACGCCCTCCGGGTTCGCCCCGCCGTCCCTGGAGACGCCGCCTTCGCCGCGCCGCTCATCCAGGCGACCATCGGGGCCATCGGTCACGCGTTGACGGGGGAGCCGGATGACGCGGGAGCGGCGAAGGTCATCGCGGAGTTCTTCAGGCGGCCCGGCCACCGCCTGAGCGCCGAATTCACGCTGCTGCTGGAAGAAGGTGGCGTGCCCCTGGGCCTCGCGGTGCTGTATCCCGGTGACGGAGCGGCGGCGCTGGACGTCCCCTTCCGGGACCGCCTACGCGCCCTGGGCCGCCCTGACCAGATTGCCGCCGAGGCCCGGCCGGGTGAGCTGTACCTCGACACGCTGGCGGTCGCCCAGACGGCGCGGGGGCGGGGGCTGGGGGCCACGCTCGTCGCGGCCTGCGCGGCGCGCTCGGAGGCCGCCGGGCTGCCCCTGGCGCTGCTCGTCGAGGAAGGCAACCCGGCTGAGCGGCTCTACCGTCGCCTGGGGTTCGCGGGGCAGGAGACAGTCACGGTCGCCGGGCACCGCTACCTGCGGCTGCGCCGGGCGCCGGCCAGCCGGTGA
- a CDS encoding Gfo/Idh/MocA family protein has translation MPLKPDIERPETQSRRVGFAIVGIGELSAEELIPAARTSEHAYVAALVTGERGKGEAFALSLGLTPDDVYTYEEYDRLGERSDVEAVYVVLPNSMHREYVERAAKAGKHVLCEKPLGVNAADAQAIVDACAGAGVQLMTAYRCQYTPEHWAARQAVQEGRLGKIKLLDSIHVQVQDDPEAWRLKLGLAGGGPLPDVGIYSLNTIRFVTGQEPEWVFAAQHQPQGDLRFTEVEESVSFMLGFADGVVANCLTSYGALKTSTLRVLGEEGALLMDPAFPYDGLKLTIEDEAGKFEPSFGSYDQFSQEFDHFAQRVRDGQRPWTPGEEGVQDHVIMDAVYESARSGQVVRLKFVEGQDAFRGTPPEVPGQD, from the coding sequence ATGCCCCTGAAACCGGATATCGAGCGTCCCGAGACCCAGAGCAGACGGGTGGGATTCGCCATCGTCGGCATCGGCGAACTCAGCGCCGAGGAACTCATCCCGGCCGCGCGCACGAGCGAGCACGCCTACGTGGCGGCCCTGGTCACCGGCGAACGCGGCAAGGGCGAGGCCTTCGCCCTGAGTCTGGGCCTGACCCCGGACGACGTGTACACCTATGAGGAGTACGACCGCCTCGGTGAGCGCAGCGACGTGGAGGCCGTGTACGTCGTGCTGCCCAACTCGATGCACCGCGAATACGTGGAGCGGGCCGCGAAGGCGGGCAAACACGTCCTATGCGAGAAGCCGCTGGGCGTGAACGCCGCCGACGCCCAGGCCATCGTGGACGCCTGCGCGGGGGCCGGGGTGCAGCTCATGACCGCCTACCGCTGCCAGTACACCCCGGAACACTGGGCGGCCCGCCAGGCCGTGCAGGAGGGCCGGCTGGGCAAGATCAAGCTGCTCGACTCCATCCACGTGCAGGTGCAGGACGACCCCGAGGCCTGGCGCCTCAAGCTCGGTCTCGCAGGCGGCGGGCCACTGCCGGACGTGGGCATCTACAGCCTGAACACCATCCGCTTCGTGACCGGCCAGGAACCCGAGTGGGTCTTTGCCGCGCAGCACCAGCCCCAGGGCGACCTGCGCTTCACGGAGGTCGAGGAGTCGGTGAGCTTCATGCTGGGATTTGCGGACGGTGTGGTCGCCAACTGCCTGACGAGCTACGGCGCCCTGAAGACCTCGACCCTGCGGGTGCTGGGAGAAGAAGGCGCGCTGCTGATGGACCCGGCCTTTCCCTACGATGGCCTGAAACTGACCATTGAGGACGAGGCCGGCAAGTTCGAGCCGAGCTTCGGCAGCTACGACCAGTTCTCTCAGGAGTTCGACCACTTCGCGCAGCGGGTCCGCGACGGCCAGCGCCCCTGGACCCCTGGCGAGGAGGGCGTGCAGGACCACGTGATTATGGACGCGGTCTACGAGAGCGCCCGCAGCGGGCAAGTCGTGCGCCTGAAGTTCGTGGAGGGCCAGGACGCC